GCGGAGAAGGCCCGCACCCCGCTCAGGCTGGCGCCGTACGCGACCTCCAGCGCGACCTTTTCGTTGGTCGCCCAATGGGCGTCGAGATCGGCGAATTCGCTGAGGTATTCGAGGATTTCCGTCGATGGCGTTCCGGGGTAGGCGGCGGCGACCAGGGCGCCGGCGTGGCGCACCCCCTCGGCCACCGCCTGATTGCCGGAAGCCAATTGGGCTTCGCGGCCGGCGATCGGCAGGGCGATGTTCATGGCGTTGTTCCCAAGAGGCAGCCGACGCGGGCGCGGCGGGATCGCCGTTGCCGGCGGAAATCCCAGTCGTCAGGGTAACAAATCGCGGCCGGCGGATGTTTGCGAATAGGCCGCTTTGCGGGAGGTAAGGTGCAATGATTCCGCGTCTCATTGGATTAATTACAATGATATTGCACCATCAAGGCTGTGCTCACATCTTTTTGCAGGACAAGGCTGTAGTTCAAGATCACTTCGCCAGAGGACAGCATCCCATATCGGCGCAAGCCGGGAACCTTCCCGGCCCCCCGCCGCCCCCCGTCAACCCCACGTTGACACCACGCACCCACACTCCCATACTCCCCGGCTTTCCCACAGCCAAACCGCCGCACACGGCGGTTTGCTTGCTTCGAGGCGATCACCATGACCGTGTTGATGCCGACCTATGGCCGTATCGATATCGCCTTCGAGAAGGGCGAGGGATCGTACCTGTTTACCGGCGACGGGCGGCGCTATCTCGACTTCGCCTGCGGCATTGCCGTCAATGGGCTGGGGCACGGACATCCCAAGCTCGTCGCCGCCCTCAAAGAGCAAGCCGAACGGCTTTGGCACGTCTCCAACCTATACCAGATCCCCGAACAGCAGCGCCTGGCGGAGCGGCTGGTGGCGAACTGTTTTGCCGAGACGGTGTTTTTTTGCAACTCGGGCGGCGAGGCGATGGAGTGTGGCATCAAGGTCTGCCGCAGCTTTCATAGCGCTGGCGGCAATCCCGAGCGCTATCGCATCGTTACCATCGAAGGCGCCTTCCACGGGCGCACCCTGGCGACGCTGGCGGCGGGGCGCCAGGAGAAGCATCTAGCCGGGTTCGGGCCCATGGTCGAGGGCTTCGATCAGGTGGCGTTCGGCGACGCCGACGCCATGGCGGCTGCCGTGGGCGCGGAGACGGCGGCCATTCTGGTCGAGCCGGTGCAGGGCGAGAGCGGCATCAAGCCTTTGCCGGCGGGGTATCTGACCAAGCTGCGCCAGATCGCCGACGAGGCGGGCGTTCTGCTGTTTTTCGACGAGGTGCAGTGCGGGCTGGGGCGCACCGGCAAGCTTTTCGCCCATCAGTGGGAAGGCGTGGCCCCCGACGTCATGGCCCTGGCCAAGGCGCTGGGGGGCGGGTTCCCGATCGGCGCCTGCCTGGCCACCGAGGCTGCCGCCGTGGGCATGCAGCCGGGCAGCCATGGCTCGACCTTCGGCGGCAATCCGCTGGCCGTGGCGGTGGGCAATGCGGTGCTCGACGTGATGCTGGAAGAGGGGTTTCTCGATAACGTGGCCCGCCTCGCCGGCCGGCTGCGCCAGCGCCTCGAGGGCCTGGTTGCGAGCCACCCGCTGGTGGTCGAGGAGGTCCGGGGCGAGGGGCTGATGCTGGGGCTTCGTGTCAAGCCCACAAATCTCGACGTGGTGACGGCGTTGCGCGAGGCCGGTCTGTTGACTGTGCCGGCGGGCGAAAACGTGGTGCGGCTGCTGCCGCCCTTGAACATCGAAAACGCTCAGATCGACGAGGCCGTGGGCATCATCGAAGAGGTTTGCGCACGGTTCGCGGATTCCGGGGACTAGGGTTATGGCGCCCCGGCACTTTCTCGACATCGCCGAGTTCGACAGGGCCACCTTGCGCGCTATCCTCGACGATTCGGCCCGGGCAAAAGCCGCGCGCCAGGGCCGAGGCCAGGTCGAGCCCGACGACGGCCTGCCGCTGGCCGGCAAGCTGCTGGCCATGATCTTCGAGAAACCCTCGACCCGCACCCGGGTTTCCTTCGACGTGGCCATGCGCCAGTTGGGCGGCCAGGCCATCCTGCTGACCAGCAAGGACATGCAACGCGATCGCGGCGAAACCATCGCCGACACGGCGCGGGCACTGTCGCGCTACGTCGACGCCATCATGATCCGCACCACGGCCCACGACAATCTGCTGGAGATGGCCAGGTTCGCCAGCGTGCCGGTGATCAACGGGCTTACCGACCAGAGCCACCCCTGCCAGGTGATGGCCGACGTCATGACCTTCGAGGAGCACCGCGGGCCGATCGCCGGCAAAGTCGTGACCTGGTGCGGTGACGGCAACAACATGGCGACCTCGTGGATGCACGCGGCGGCACGTTTCGATTTCGAATTGCGCCTGGCCTGCCCCCGGGAGCTGGCGCCAAACCCGGAGCTGCTGGAATGGTCGCGCGCCCAGGGTGCCGCCGTCAGCCTGATCCAGGACCCGGACGAGGCCGCCAGCGGCGCCGATGTCCTGATCGCCGACACCTGGGTCTCGATGGGCGACGACCAGGCCGAGACGCGGCACAACCTGCTGGCACCCTACCGCGTCGACCAACGCCTGATGGGCCTGGCCCGTGACGATGCGCTGTTCATGCACTGCCTGCCGGCGCACCGCGGCGAGGAGGTCACGGCGGAGGTCATCGACGGACCCCAGTCGGTGGTCTGGGACGAATCCGAGAACCGCCTGCACGCCCAAAAAGGCATCCTCGGCTGGTGCCTTTCGTAAATCCTTGACGCAACCCGCGACTCCCGGCTCCGTGAACCCCGACGACCTGATCCTGCCCTTCAAGCTGGAAAGCGCCGACGTGCGCGGCCGCCTGGTGCGGCTCGGGCCGCTGGTCGACGAAGTGCTGCTTCGCCACGCCTATCCCCAGCCGGTATCGATCTTATTGGGCGAAATGCTGGTGCTGGCGGCGGCCATCGCCCGCAGCTTCAAGTTCGACGGCACCTTTTCGCTGCAGACCGAAAGCGAGGGGCCGGTCGACCTGATGATCGCCGACTTCACCACCAGCGGCGAAATGCGCGCCTACGCCCGCACCTCGGGCAGTGCCTCGGGCACATTTTCGTTTGATGATGTCTCGGGCGGCAGCCCTTCCGTGCCGCATCTGCTGGGGGCGGGGCGGCTGGCCTTTACCCTCGATCAGGGGCCCGATACCGAGCGCTACCAGGGCATCGTGCCGCTCGAAGGCGCGACACTGGTCGATTGCGCCCATGCCTACCTGCGCCAGTCCGAACAGCTCGACGCCGCCCTGCGGGTCGACGTCACGCCGCCACAAACAAAAGACCCGCGAGCGGGCTGGAGGGCTGGCGGGATTATGATCGAGCGCCTGGCCTCGGATCGGCCCGACGACCTCGACGACGAAGCCGAGGACGACTGGCGCCGCGCCCTGGCCCTGGTCGGCAGCACGGCACCGGGCGAGCTCTCTGACGCCGCCTTGGCGCCCGAGGATCTGCTCTACCGGCTGTTTCACGAGGACGGCGTGCGGGTCTTCACGCCGCTGCCGCTGGTTGCTGCCTGTCGCTGCAGCCGCCAGCGCATGCAGGAGCTGCTGGCGGGCTTTCCCCATGCCGACATCGCCGACATGGTCGAGGACGAGGCCATCACCGCCACCTGCAAGTTCTGCAACCAGGTTTACCGCTTCGCTGAGGCGGAAATAGCGGCTTCCCGAGATTCCTAGAACACTTCAAGTGTGATAGCGTCACGAAAAAAACACCGACCACGAAGCAAATTGGGGGGCTCACGATGCGCGTAATCATGCCTGCGATAGCCGTTTGCACCGCTTTGCTGGCCGGGCTGGCAAGCCAACCCGCCACCGCCGCCGGGGTCAAAATAACGCCCCTTGGCCTGATCGATGGCGAGTTTTGCCCCTTCGACCGGGCCCCGGTCTTCGAAGACCCCGTTGGTACCCGAATTCTTTACGATCCGGGCCGCACCGTGGCCGGCCCGAACGATCCGCGTTTGGCAAAAATCGACTTCATCCTGTTGAGCCACATGCACCGCGATCACGTCGGCGACAAGCATCAGCCGACACCCAACGCCGGCAGCTGTGGCAAACCGACGCTCACGGAGTTGGCGCTGCCCAACACCAACCTGGTCAATATCGCGCTGGCCAAGGGAGCGACCATCGTCAGCGGCAGCGAGATGCAGGGCTTCCTGGGCAACAAGCTGAAATCGCTGGGGGGTAATGCCAAGAAATCCCAGCTCGCCCGCTTCGGCTCGTCGCGAAGCTTCGGCGGCGTCAAGATCACCACCGTGCCGGCGGTGCATTCGAACGGCGTTCATCCCGCCATGATCGGCGGCGACCTGGGCAAGATGATGGCGGCCGCCGGCCTGGCCGGCTATGTCGGCCCGCCCACCGGTTTCGTCCTGACGTTTTCCAACGGGCTGGTCGCCTATCTATCGGGCGACACCGGCGTCACGGCCGAACAAGAGACCGTGGTGCGCCGGCACTACCAGGCCAAACTGGTGGTCATGAACATCGGCGACGTCTACACCACCGGACCCACCGAGGCCGCTTACGTCATCAACCAACTGGTCAAGCCAAATGCGGTGATCGCCTCTCACGCCAACGAGTTGGCGACCGAGGGCGGCAAGGTCAGGGCCGGCAGCAAAACAGAGGCCTTCATAAAGGCCACCAAGGTTCCCGTGCACGTGCCCTTGAGCGGCCGCACCATGGAGTTCGATGCCGCCGGGAGGTGTGTTTCGGGCTGCGGATAAAGGCGCCGCCCCCCCCACCCCAACCCTCCCCCAGCTTCGGCCCTGTGGGGGAGGGAGTTATTTTTTTCCCCTCCCCCTTGATGGGGGAGGGCAGGGAGGGGGTGTTTTTTCGTACTGCCTTAAAGTGGGGACAGGGACCACTTTCGCGCGCTACTCCAGCTCGATGACGATGTTGCCGTAGCCATCGCGCTCGGCGCTGGCGCCGGGGGGAACCAGGCAGGTGGCGTCGTATTCCTCGACGATCAGCGGGCCCTCACGCCGGGCCGTCAACTGGGCCCGGCTAATGATATCGGTTTCCAGCCAGCCCACGTCGGGACCGAAATAGGCCGGCCGGCGGCGCGGAGCAACCAAGTTCGCTTGCTCGGGCAGCGTCAAGCGGTCGGGAACCGGATCGCTGTCGGGCAGGCCCAGGCCGACGAGCTGCGCCGTGACCAGCACCACCGGCTCCTCGGGGCCGGCGCGATGGCCGTAGGTGCGCTCGTGTTCCTGGCCGAAGCGTTCTTCCAATTCGGCTATCTTGGCCTCGTCGAAAACGCCATCGGGAGCCGGCACCGACAATTCGAATATCTGTCCCTTGTAGTGCATGTTGGCGCCACGCCGGATGGAGATCTGGCGTTCCTCGAAGCCGTCCTGGATCAGTTGTGCCCGGGCTTGCGCTTCCAGTTCCTGCCAGGCCGCCGTCAGCAGGGCCGGATCGCTGTCGCGCAACAGCCCCATCAGACTCCGCGAAAAATGGTGTTCGACGTCGGCATACAAGAGGCCGAAGGAGGAAAACAGCCCCGGTGCCGGGGGCACCACGATCTTGCCCATGCCCAGGGCCCGGGCCATGCCGGCGGCGAAAAGGGGGCCGTTGCCGCCAAAGGCCATCAAGGCATAGTCGCGGGGGTCGCGGCCGCGTTCGCTGGAAATCGCGCGGATGGCGCGGATCATGTTGGATGCGGCGATCTGATGGGCCCCGAAGGCGGCGTGGGCCAGTTCCAGATCCAGGCGCTCGGCGATCTCGGCCTGAAAGACCTGGCGGCAGGCCTCGGTCTGAAGCGGCAGCTCACCTCCCACCAGGAAATCCGGATTGAGATAGCCCAACAGCACGTTGGCATCCGTCACCGTGGGCCTGGTGCCGCCCCGGCCGTAGCACACCGAGCCGGGATCCGCGCCGGCGCTCTCGGGCCCGATCTGCAGCGAGCCGGCGGCATCGATCCAGACGATCGAGCCGCCTCCGGCGCCGACCTCGGCGAGATCGATGGCCGGCAACTTCAACAGATATCCCGCCCCCGTCAACAGCCGCGAGCCCATCAAGATGTCGCCACCGACCTGATAATCCAGGCTGCGGGTGAATTTGCCGCCTTCGATCAGCGAGGTCTTGGCCGTGGTGCCACCCATGTCGAAGGTGATGATGTCGGCGAGATCGAGCTTGCGGGCCAGGGCCCGGGCGCCGACGACGCCGGCCGCGGGCCCCGATTCGATGATGTTGGCCGGCTTCTCGGTGGCGGCCCGGGCGCTGACGATGCCGCCGTTCGATTGCATCGGCATCAGCGGCGCCTTGATGCCGATGCCGTCGAGCGCCAGCATCAGCGCTTCCAGATAGCGCGCCACGATGGGCATCACGTAGGCATTGATCACCGTCGTCGAGGTGCGCTCGTACTCCTTTATTTCCGGCAGCACGTCGAAGCTGATGCAGTGCGAAAGTTCTGGTGCCAACTCGGCGATGATCTCGGCGATGGCTTGTTCATGGGCCGGGTTGGTGTAGGCGTTGAGCAGGCAAACGGCGATGCACTCGACCTCTTCGTCCAGCAAGGCCTGGACCACACGGCGGACCTCGGCCGGATCCAGCGCCGTCTCGACCGCGCCGCTGTGGCTGATGCGCTCACGGACGCCGCGCCGCAGGTAGCGCGGCACCAGCGGCGGCGGTTTCTCCCAGTGCAGGTCGTAGAGCCTGGGCATGCGCAGGTTGCGGATCTCCAGCACGTCGCGAAAGCCCTCGGTGGTGATCAGCCCGGTGCGGGCGCCCTTGCCTTCGAGAATGGCGTTGGAGGCCACGGTGGTGCCGTGCAGGATGTCCGCCACCTGGTCGGCGCTTAAGCCCGCATCGCTCAAGACGTGGGAGATGCCGTCGACGATGCCGCGGGCATAATCGTCGACCGTCGAGGGTACTTTCTTGGTGTGCAAGGCCCCGTCGGGACGCAGAAAGACGATATCGGTGAAGGTGCCACCGATATCGACGCCGACGCGAAAGTTTGTCATGAGACTAATCCGTGGCTGCCATGACAACATCGTGCCAGGCGATATCGGGGACCTCCGGGCGGACCTGGCTGAGCTTGGCGCGCAAAGCGCCCGTGGCCTGGGTGTCGACGAACCAGGCGGCACAGTCGATCACCACGCCATAGTCGCGGGCCGCGGCCTGGGCACTGACCAGCTCGTTGCGCACGTCGGTCAGCACCATCTCGGGATCGCGTTCCAGGGGATCGCCCCAGCCCCCGCCGCCGGCCAATTCGTGGCGAAAGACGTCGCCCCGGCGGAAGGTGATGTTGAGCTTCGAGGGCAGCGGCCGGTTTTCGTCCTGGGGATTGAGGAAGTTGGCCGAGGGCTGTCCCGGATAGCCGCCATAGAGCCCGTAGGGGCGAAATTCCCGGCGGTCGGAGCGCACCTGCAGCACCGCCTCGCGCTCCAGGAAGCGATAGTCGCGGCGATAGGGCGCACCGCCGCGGAACTTGCCCGGTCCGGCCCGGTCGGGCAGGAACTCGTAGCTCAGGATCTGGATGGGTTGCTCGGATTCGATCACTTCCACCGATTGCGAGGCCATGTTGGCGAACATGTTGGTGTTGCCCTGCAGGCCGTCGGCCCAGGGCCGTCCGCCCCAGGTGCCGCAGGCGAAGTCGACATAGATGAAGGCCTTGCGCTGATCGTCGTAGCCGCCGATGGATACCCCCGTGTTGCCGCCGTCGGAGGCCGCGAAGACGCGGTCGGGCAGCATCTGGGCCAGCGCCCCGAACATGCAGTCGCCCATGCGGAAGCCGGTCAGGCCGCGGGCGGCGCAGGCGCCTGGCAGCACCATGTTGGTGATGGTGCCCGGCGGCGCCGTCACCTCGATGGCGCGGAAGAGGCCCTCGTTGGCGGCGATCTCGCCCGGCAGCACCGAGCGGATGGCGGCGTACGATACCGCCTTGGTAAACGAGAGCGTGGAATTGATCGCCCCCTTTACCTGGGGCGAGCTTCCGTTCCAGTCGACGCGCATGGACTGGCCCCGCTTCTCTATCGTGACAAAGAGCCGGATGGGCTGGCCCAGATCGATGCCGTCGTCGTCGATCCAATCCTCGAAGCT
The Alphaproteobacteria bacterium DNA segment above includes these coding regions:
- a CDS encoding aspartate aminotransferase family protein → MTMTVLMPTYGRIDIAFEKGEGSYLFTGDGRRYLDFACGIAVNGLGHGHPKLVAALKEQAERLWHVSNLYQIPEQQRLAERLVANCFAETVFFCNSGGEAMECGIKVCRSFHSAGGNPERYRIVTIEGAFHGRTLATLAAGRQEKHLAGFGPMVEGFDQVAFGDADAMAAAVGAETAAILVEPVQGESGIKPLPAGYLTKLRQIADEAGVLLFFDEVQCGLGRTGKLFAHQWEGVAPDVMALAKALGGGFPIGACLATEAAAVGMQPGSHGSTFGGNPLAVAVGNAVLDVMLEEGFLDNVARLAGRLRQRLEGLVASHPLVVEEVRGEGLMLGLRVKPTNLDVVTALREAGLLTVPAGENVVRLLPPLNIENAQIDEAVGIIEEVCARFADSGD
- the argF gene encoding ornithine carbamoyltransferase, with protein sequence MAPRHFLDIAEFDRATLRAILDDSARAKAARQGRGQVEPDDGLPLAGKLLAMIFEKPSTRTRVSFDVAMRQLGGQAILLTSKDMQRDRGETIADTARALSRYVDAIMIRTTAHDNLLEMARFASVPVINGLTDQSHPCQVMADVMTFEEHRGPIAGKVVTWCGDGNNMATSWMHAAARFDFELRLACPRELAPNPELLEWSRAQGAAVSLIQDPDEAASGADVLIADTWVSMGDDQAETRHNLLAPYRVDQRLMGLARDDALFMHCLPAHRGEEVTAEVIDGPQSVVWDESENRLHAQKGILGWCLS
- a CDS encoding Hsp33 family molecular chaperone HslO, which codes for MNPDDLILPFKLESADVRGRLVRLGPLVDEVLLRHAYPQPVSILLGEMLVLAAAIARSFKFDGTFSLQTESEGPVDLMIADFTTSGEMRAYARTSGSASGTFSFDDVSGGSPSVPHLLGAGRLAFTLDQGPDTERYQGIVPLEGATLVDCAHAYLRQSEQLDAALRVDVTPPQTKDPRAGWRAGGIMIERLASDRPDDLDDEAEDDWRRALALVGSTAPGELSDAALAPEDLLYRLFHEDGVRVFTPLPLVAACRCSRQRMQELLAGFPHADIADMVEDEAITATCKFCNQVYRFAEAEIAASRDS
- a CDS encoding MBL fold metallo-hydrolase; its protein translation is MPAIAVCTALLAGLASQPATAAGVKITPLGLIDGEFCPFDRAPVFEDPVGTRILYDPGRTVAGPNDPRLAKIDFILLSHMHRDHVGDKHQPTPNAGSCGKPTLTELALPNTNLVNIALAKGATIVSGSEMQGFLGNKLKSLGGNAKKSQLARFGSSRSFGGVKITTVPAVHSNGVHPAMIGGDLGKMMAAAGLAGYVGPPTGFVLTFSNGLVAYLSGDTGVTAEQETVVRRHYQAKLVVMNIGDVYTTGPTEAAYVINQLVKPNAVIASHANELATEGGKVRAGSKTEAFIKATKVPVHVPLSGRTMEFDAAGRCVSGCG
- a CDS encoding hydantoinase/oxoprolinase family protein, whose amino-acid sequence is MTNFRVGVDIGGTFTDIVFLRPDGALHTKKVPSTVDDYARGIVDGISHVLSDAGLSADQVADILHGTTVASNAILEGKGARTGLITTEGFRDVLEIRNLRMPRLYDLHWEKPPPLVPRYLRRGVRERISHSGAVETALDPAEVRRVVQALLDEEVECIAVCLLNAYTNPAHEQAIAEIIAELAPELSHCISFDVLPEIKEYERTSTTVINAYVMPIVARYLEALMLALDGIGIKAPLMPMQSNGGIVSARAATEKPANIIESGPAAGVVGARALARKLDLADIITFDMGGTTAKTSLIEGGKFTRSLDYQVGGDILMGSRLLTGAGYLLKLPAIDLAEVGAGGGSIVWIDAAGSLQIGPESAGADPGSVCYGRGGTRPTVTDANVLLGYLNPDFLVGGELPLQTEACRQVFQAEIAERLDLELAHAAFGAHQIAASNMIRAIRAISSERGRDPRDYALMAFGGNGPLFAAGMARALGMGKIVVPPAPGLFSSFGLLYADVEHHFSRSLMGLLRDSDPALLTAAWQELEAQARAQLIQDGFEERQISIRRGANMHYKGQIFELSVPAPDGVFDEAKIAELEERFGQEHERTYGHRAGPEEPVVLVTAQLVGLGLPDSDPVPDRLTLPEQANLVAPRRRPAYFGPDVGWLETDIISRAQLTARREGPLIVEEYDATCLVPPGASAERDGYGNIVIELE
- a CDS encoding hydantoinase B/oxoprolinase family protein, with the translated sequence MTRSPEYDPIEFELFKNAIHAIADEMAVTICRTTYSGVLRDNMDFSTAVCDGEGKLVAQGLTLPLHLGSIPTALEVVIAQYDAEMVAGDIYMVNDPFAGGMHLPDIFLFKPLFAAGRRIAFAAAICHHADVGGRVPGSNASDSTEIYQEGLRIPPLKLYQAGKRNETLWTLIERNVRIPVQVFGDLRAQLAACHIAEGQMGDLLERYGVAKVELYMNEGIEHTERLTRAAIAELPDGEVSFEDWIDDDGIDLGQPIRLFVTIEKRGQSMRVDWNGSSPQVKGAINSTLSFTKAVSYAAIRSVLPGEIAANEGLFRAIEVTAPPGTITNMVLPGACAARGLTGFRMGDCMFGALAQMLPDRVFAASDGGNTGVSIGGYDDQRKAFIYVDFACGTWGGRPWADGLQGNTNMFANMASQSVEVIESEQPIQILSYEFLPDRAGPGKFRGGAPYRRDYRFLEREAVLQVRSDRREFRPYGLYGGYPGQPSANFLNPQDENRPLPSKLNITFRRGDVFRHELAGGGGWGDPLERDPEMVLTDVRNELVSAQAAARDYGVVIDCAAWFVDTQATGALRAKLSQVRPEVPDIAWHDVVMAATD